In a genomic window of Vigna angularis cultivar LongXiaoDou No.4 chromosome 6, ASM1680809v1, whole genome shotgun sequence:
- the LOC108342609 gene encoding protein BONZAI 3-like yields the protein MGGCFSDMKGGKQAVGGIREAATGVEPQNDAVDFFYKTQGFQQLFTRVELSLSASNLLDRDITSKSDPMVVVFTKKRDGQLEELGRTEVIMNCLNPEWIEKISVAFQFEIVQPLEFHVYDIDTKYYGVPAKTLKLRDQEFIGMASCTLSEIVTKQSRRLTLRLENKSGNGGLRNLGAITVHAEETVASRSVVEMVLRCSRLDNKDVFSKSDPFLRISRVVESGGHIPICKTEVINDNLNPKWRPVCLGGHKFGSKENPLLIECFDFNSSGDHVLIGKMQKSVADLEKLYKERTGANFVISSKSHIKEKVLKGQLFVDQYCEKERFSFIDYISNGFELNFMVAVDFTASNGNPQLSDSLHYIDPHGRLNSYQKAIMEVGEVIQFYDSDRRFPTWGFGGKMPGGTVSHCFNLNGSSGGSEVVGVEGIMDAYGSALRSVTLSGPTLFGPVINTAAQIAGQSLTSHNNTMYYVLLIITDGVVTDFQETINALVKASDLPLSILIVGVGNADFTSMEALDADNGRRLESSTGRAATRDIVQFVSMREVQSGQVSVVQALLEELPEQFLSFMQSRDVKPQPRPSHFPQASTSTMQ from the exons atggGAGGGTGTTTTTCAGATATGAAAGGAGGGAAGCAAGCGGTGGGAGGGATACGTGAAGCAGCTACTGGCGTAGAACCGCAAAACGACGCCGTTGATTTCTTTTACAAGACTCAAGGGTTTCAGCAGTTGTTCACGCGAGTTGAG TTATCTCTTTCAGCTTCCAACTTACTTGATCGGGACATTACCTCAAAg aGTGATCCCATGGTTGTGgtatttacaaagaaaagagATGGTCAATTGGAAGAATTAGGTCGCACTGAAGTAATTATGAATTGTTTGAATCCAGAGTGGATAGAGAAAATCAGTGTTGCGTTTCAATTCGAAATTGTGCAACCACTTGA ATTTCATGTGTATGACATCGACACTAAATATTATGGCGTTCCCGCTAAG ACACTAAAATTGCGAGATCAAGAATTTATTGGAATGGCCAGTTGCACTTTATCAGAG ATTGTGACTAAACAAAGTAGGAGGTTAACATTAAGGCTCGAAAACAAAAGCGGGAATGGCGGTTTGAGAAACCTAGGAGCAATTACGGTTCATGCAGAGGAGACGGTTGCTTCAAGGAGTGTAGTTGAGATGGTCCTGCGTTGTTCTCGCTTGGACAACAAGGATGTTTTTTCCAAAAGT gACCCTTTTCTAAGAATATCAAGAGTGGTCGAGAGTGGAGGTCATATTCCTATCTGCAAAACTGAAGTTATCAACGACAATTTAAATCCAAAATGGAGACCAGTTTGTCTTGGTGGTCACAAGTTTGGAAGTAAA GAAAATCCATTATTGATAGAGTGTTTTGATTTCAATAGCAGCGGCGATCACGTACTTATTGG CAAAATGCAGAAGTCGGTAGCGGAccttgaaaaattatataaagagCGTACGGGCGCAAATTTTGTCATATCATCCAAAAGCCACATAAAAGAGAAG GTTTTGAAGGGTCAACTGTTTGTGGATCAGTATTGTGAAAAGGAGCGGTTCAGTTTTATCGACTACATATCTAATGGTTTTGAACTGAACTTCATGGTTGCTGTAGATTTCACTG CTTCAAATGGAAATCCTCAACTTTCAGATTCCTTGCATTACATTGATCCACATGGTCGGTTAAATTCATACCAAAAG GCTATAATGGAGGTTGGAGAAGTTATTCAGTTTTATGATTCTGATAGGCGATTTCCCACTTGGGGCTTTGGAGGGAAGATGCCAGGTGGTACCGTATCCCACTGTTTTAATCTAAACGGGAGCTCCGGTGGCTCTGAG GTTGTAGGAGTTGAAGGCATAATGGATGCTTATGGCAGTGCTTTGCGCAGTGTCACTCTGTCAGGACCCACTTTATTTGGTCCAGTTATCAACACGGCAGCCCAAATAGCTGGGCAGTCCCTCACATCACACAACAACACTATGTATTATGTATTGCTTATCATCACG GATGGAGTTGTCACTGATTTTCAAGAAACAATAAATGCTCTCGTTAAAGCATCTGATCTTCCCCTATCTATTCTCATAGTTGGAGTTGGAAATGCTGACTTCACAAGCATGGAG GCGCTGGATGCTGATAATGGGCGTCGATTAGAGAGTTCTACTGGTCGTGCAGCTACACGAGATATAGTACAGTTTGTCTCTATGAGGGAAGTACAGA GTGGGCAAGTATCTGTTGTGCAAGCTCTTTTGGAAGAACTACCTGAACAATTTTTGTCTTTCATGCAAAGCAGAGACGTCAAGCCTCAGCCACGCCCTTCTCATTTTCCTCAAGCATCCACATCCACCATGCAATAG
- the LOC108342557 gene encoding protein BONZAI 3: MGGCFSDTQGGKQAVGGLSEAVNAENDAIDFFYRSQGFHQIFSQVELSLSAASLLDRDIASKSDPMVVVFAKKRDGKCEELGRTEVIMNCLNPEWIEKISVAFHFEIVQPLEFHVYDIDTKYHGIPTKTLKLGDQDFLGMASCTLSEIVTKQSRRLTLRLQNKSGNGGLRNLGAITVHAEETVASKSVVEMVLRCSRLDNKDVFSKSDPFLRISRMVESGGYIPICKTEVINDNLNPKWRPVCLGGHKFGSKENPLLIECFDFNSSGDHVLIGKMQKSVADLEKLYKERTGANFVISSKSHIKEKVLKGQLFVDQYCEKERFSFIDYISNGFELNFMVAVDFTASNGNPQLSDSLHYIDPHGRLNSYQKAIMEVGEVIQFYDSDKRFPAWGFGGKIPGGTISHCFNLNGSPGGSEVVGVEGIMDAYGSALRSVTLSGPTLFGPVINTAAQIAGQSLTSHNNTMYYVLLIITDGVVTDLQETINALVKASDLPLSILIVGVGNADFTSMEVLDADNGRRLESSTGRVATRDIVQFVSMREVQSGQISVVQALLEELPEQFLSFMRSRDVKPQPHPSHFPQASTSTMQ; the protein is encoded by the exons ATGGGAGGGTGTTTTTCTGATACGCAAGGAGGGAAACAAGCTGTGGGAGGGTTAAGTGAAGCCGTCAATGCGGAAAACGACGCCATAGATTTCTTTTACAGGTCTCAAGGGTTTCATCAAATCTTCTCACAAGTTGag TTATCTCTTTCAGCAGCCAGCTTGCTTGATCGCGACATTGCATCAAAG aGTGATCCCATGGTTGTAGTATTCGCAAAGAAAAGAGATGGTAAATGTGAAGAATTAGGTCGCACTGAAGTAATTATGAATTGTTTGAATCCAGAGTGGATAGAGAAAATCAGTGTTGCATTTCACTTCGAAATTGTGCAACCACTTGA aTTTCATGTTTATGACATTGATACAAAATATCATGGTATTCCCACCAAG ACACTAAAACTGGGAGATCAAGACTTCCTTGGAATGGCCAGCTGCACTTTATCAGAG ATTGTGACTAAACAAAGTAGGAGGTTAACATTAAGGCTCCAAAACAAAAGCGGGAATGGTGGTTTAAGAAACCTAGGAGCAATTACTGTTCATGCTGAGGAGACTGTTGCATCGAAGAGTGTAGTTGAGATGGTCCTGCGTTGTTCTCGCTTGGACAACAAGGATGTTTTTTCCAAAAGT gACCCTTTTCTAAGAATATCAAGAATGGTCGAGAGTGGAGGTTATATTCCTATCTGCAAAACTGAAGTTATCAACGACAATTTAAATCCAAAATGGAGACCAGTTTGTCTTGGTGGTCACAAGTTTGGAAGTAAA GAAAATCCATTATTGATAGAGTGTTTTGATTTCAATAGCAGCGGCGATCACGTACTTATTGG CAAAATGCAGAAGTCGGTAGCGGAccttgaaaaattatataaagagCGTACGGGCGCAAATTTTGTCATATCATCCAAAAGCCACATAAAAGAGAAG GTTTTGAAGGGTCAACTGTTTGTGGATCAGTATTGTGAAAAGGAGCGGTTCAGTTTTATCGACTACATATCTAATGGTTTTGAACTGAACTTCATGGTTGCTGTAGATTTCACTG CTTCAAATGGAAATCCTCAACTTTCAGATTCCTTGCATTACATTGATCCACATGGTCGGTTAAATTCATACCAAAAG GCTATAATGGAGGTTGGAGAAGTTATTCAGTTTTATGATTCTGATAAGCGATTTCCTGCTTGGGGCTTTGGAGGGAAGATACCTGGTGGAACCATATCCCACTGTTTTAATCTAAACGGGAGCCCAGGTGGCTCTGAG GTTGTAGGAGTTGAAGGCATAATGGATGCTTATGGCAGTGCTTTGCGCAGTGTCACTCTGTCAGGACCCACTTTATTTGGTCCAGTTATCAACACGGCAGCCCAAATAGCTGGGCAGTCCCTCACATCACACAATAACACTATGTATTATGTGTTGCTTATCATCACG GATGGAGTTGTCACTGATCTTCAAGAAACAATAAACGCTCTAGTTAAAGCATCTGATCTTCCCCTATCTATTCTCATAGTTGGAGTTGGAAATGCTGACTTCACCAGCATGGAG GTGCTGGATGCTGATAATGGGCGTCGATTAGAGAGTTCTACTGGTCGTGTGGCTACACGGGATATAGTACAATTTGTCTCTATGAGGGAAGTACAGA GTGGGCAAATATCTGTTGTGCAAGCTCTTTTGGAAGAACTACCTGAACAATTTTTGTCTTTCATGCGAAGCAGAGACGTCAAGCCTCAGCCACACCCTTCTCACTTCCCTCAAGCTTCCACATCCACCATGCAATAG